A region from the Triticum urartu cultivar G1812 chromosome 1, Tu2.1, whole genome shotgun sequence genome encodes:
- the LOC125525054 gene encoding transcription factor NIGTH1-like, whose translation MDSSPSDLTLDYTPNGNGTAAAAAGYPKQASPVVDHHHHLSAEQATTQKLQEFLARLDDERLKIDAFKRELPLCMQLLNQAMEAYRQQLEACQMGSHGGAAARAPLVLEEFIPLKNIGIDAAEKAAGNAPSEKANWMVSAQLWNGPAAGDAAAKGPQTPKERSEHPLDTSSMLGGLDGGGGNGVGAFLPFTKEKACMAESAALPELGLAPAEKDREADRKPYHDDGGSNGTVVSRRDVGAPPTSTPPEGQSVPPAPQTNRKARRCWSPELHRRFVNALQILGGAQVATPKQIRELMKVDGLTNDEVKSHLQKYRLHTRRPMPAPSAPPPGAPQLVVLGGIWMPPDYAAQGAGPAGIYGAHPATQAHYTAAVSAQEYYQNAAAAAHHGHHMQHHQAASMVHHRAVAPPPPQPAYKVHPLSAAGSQASSEGRRSSGGGRERSESIEEEGEEREDEEDEDEDGMAANGDAEQINY comes from the exons ATGGATTCCTCGCCGTCTGACCTAACCCTAGACTACACCCCCAACGGCAACGGCACGGCAGCTGCCGCCGCCGGCTACCCGAAGCAGGCGTCGCCGGTCGTGGACCACCACCATCATCTCTCGGCGGAGCAGGCGACGACGCAGAAGCTGCAGGAGTTCCTGGCCCGCCTCGACGACGAGCGGCTCAAGATCGACGCCTTCAAGCGCGAGCTCCCGCTCTGCATGCAGCTCCTCAACCAAG CTATGGAGGCCTACAGGCAGCAGCTGGAGGCGTGCCAGATGGGGAGccatggcggcgcggcggcgagggCGCCGCTGGTGCTCGAGGAGTTCATCCCGCTGAAGAACATCGGGATCGAcgcggcggagaaggcggccggGAACGCGCCGTCGGAGAAGGCGAACTGGATGGTGTCGGCGCAGCTGTGGAACGGGCCGGCTGCGGGGGACGCGGCGGCCAAGGGCCCCCAGACTCCCAAGGAGCGCTCGGAGCACCCGCTCGACACGAGCTCCATGCTCGGCGggctcgacggcggcggcggcaacggTGTCGGCGCCTTCCTCCCGTTCACCAAGGAGAAGGCCTGTATGGCGGAGAGCGCGGCGCTGCCGGAGCTCGGGCTCGCGCCCGCGGAGAAGGACCGGGAGGCTGACAGAAAGCCGTACCACGACGACGGCGGCAGCAACGGCACTGTAGTCTCGCGGAGAGACGTCGGTGCACCACCGACGTCGACGCCGCCGGAAGGGCAGTCGGTGCCGCCAGCTCCGCAGACGAACCGGAAGGCCCGGCGGTGCTGGTCGCCGGAGCTGCACCGCCGCTTCGTCAATGCCCTTCAAATCCTGGGCGGCGCTCAAG TGGCGACCCCGAAGCAGATCCGAGAGCTGATGAAGGTGGATGGATTGACCAATGATGAGGTGAAAAGCCATCTCCAG AAGTACAGGTTGCACACGCGGCGGCCGATGCCGGCACCGTCGGCGCCGCCGCCGGGGGCACCGCAGCTGGTGGTTCTCGGGGGCATATGGATGCCGCCGGACTACGCGGCGCAGGGGGCGGGACCGGCCGGCATCTATGGGGCGCACCCGGCAACGCAGGCGCACTACACGGCGGCAGTGTCGGCGCAGGAGTACTACCAGAACGCAGCCGCGGCCGCCCACCACGGCCACCACATGCAGCACCACCAGGCGGCCTCCATGGTGCACCACCGCGCGGTGGCACCTCCGCCCCCGCAGCCCGCCTACAAGGTGCACCCGTTGTCCGCAGCAGGGTCCCAGGCGTCATCGGAGGGCCGGCgtagcagcggcggcggcagggagaGGTCGGAGAGCATtgaggaggagggcgaggagcgggaggacgaggaggacgaggacgaggacggcATGGCGGCGAACGGCGACGCCGAGCAGATCAACTACTAA